In Maridesulfovibrio sp., the following proteins share a genomic window:
- a CDS encoding FAD-binding and (Fe-S)-binding domain-containing protein encodes MIKLVNDMRRVLPAAQVHDHPALVSTYAVDASYFEPKAKLVVDVRSIDEVLAVLKVCADNKIGVTFRGAGTAVSGQACGEGVLVRLMGPEWTRLDVLDEGKQFWVGSSVIGIEVNMALAPFQRKMGADPASITSATMGGIIADNSAGMCCMVEENCYHAVKGMRLVLADGTYLDTTDEQSVSAFRKSHAGLLEELGNLRERVIADKDVVERIRRKYSIKNTIGYTVNSFVDHEDPIEILMHLMVGSEGTLGFIHEVLMETIPTPPLRAVGLMFFPSLNVATDIVIAMKGSCKIDAAEVLDFNSLSAMQNLKGIPDVMKNLQEGACAMLIETKDWDAGGVQKNVDEILEVMSRFPALSEQRFTTDETECEKLWNIRRALFPAIANFREADEYVLTEDINIPVARLAEGCEAFQELFDRYGYAAGIMGHAFHGNLHFSIPVKIADSKEVDKLHHFMVDLVNLITERFDGSLKAEHGTGRAMAPFVRKEWGYFLYEVMCRVKELFDPQNILNPGVLISEDATAHINGLKSPVATHPDVDLCVECGFCEQICPSRNIGLTPRQRISLSRAVTKLRAEGDQDTAAEWEKIFRQYGEELCATDGLCRTRCPLGVDVANMVREIRGRNSSENVLKLADYVSGHMEGVLRKASIALNCMSLAQRIIGDSNMGRMAGAARSISGNRLPQWNKAMPKGGSRIPKMPASHNGAPKVVYFPSCAVRTMGAGKGDDSDPLMSVTVRLLERAGFEVVFPESIDSLCCGKAFETKGLMKHADELSAKLSKALLKATNNGEYTVLCDTSPCLARMKKTLDKRLVLMDPIEFTSENLLNRLEFRKLPKTVALHPTCSTRTMGLENSFRELAARCAEAVVIPKGIGCCGFSGDKGFHKPELNASALEGLKKQIAACDEGYSVSRTCEIGLTLHGGKNYRNILYLVEEATR; translated from the coding sequence TTGATAAAGTTAGTTAATGATATGCGGCGGGTGCTTCCTGCCGCTCAGGTACACGATCATCCGGCACTGGTCTCGACATATGCCGTTGATGCCAGCTATTTTGAACCAAAGGCCAAGCTTGTGGTGGATGTCCGCAGCATTGACGAGGTTCTGGCAGTTCTCAAAGTATGTGCTGACAATAAAATCGGCGTTACATTTCGAGGTGCAGGAACAGCGGTAAGCGGTCAGGCCTGCGGGGAAGGTGTTCTGGTACGGCTCATGGGCCCGGAGTGGACACGTCTGGATGTTCTTGATGAAGGGAAGCAGTTCTGGGTCGGGAGCAGCGTTATCGGCATTGAGGTCAACATGGCCCTTGCTCCGTTTCAGCGTAAGATGGGAGCCGATCCGGCTTCAATTACTTCTGCAACTATGGGCGGAATCATTGCCGACAACTCTGCGGGAATGTGCTGCATGGTTGAAGAGAACTGCTACCATGCCGTCAAAGGCATGCGCCTTGTTCTGGCAGACGGAACTTACCTTGATACAACAGATGAACAAAGTGTTTCCGCTTTCCGTAAATCCCATGCCGGATTACTTGAAGAGCTCGGCAATCTGCGCGAAAGGGTGATTGCCGATAAGGATGTGGTTGAGCGTATCAGACGCAAGTACTCCATCAAAAATACCATCGGTTATACCGTTAATTCTTTTGTCGACCATGAAGATCCTATTGAAATTTTGATGCATCTTATGGTTGGTTCGGAAGGAACACTGGGTTTTATCCACGAAGTTCTCATGGAGACTATTCCCACTCCTCCTCTCAGAGCTGTCGGGCTTATGTTTTTCCCGTCCCTGAATGTAGCCACTGATATTGTCATTGCCATGAAAGGCAGCTGCAAAATAGATGCGGCGGAAGTTCTTGATTTCAATTCCCTTAGCGCCATGCAGAATCTTAAAGGCATTCCTGATGTAATGAAAAATTTACAGGAAGGGGCCTGCGCCATGCTCATTGAAACAAAGGATTGGGATGCCGGGGGAGTGCAAAAAAATGTGGATGAAATTCTGGAAGTGATGAGTCGTTTCCCGGCTCTTTCTGAACAGCGTTTTACCACCGATGAAACCGAGTGTGAGAAGCTGTGGAATATCCGCCGTGCCTTGTTCCCGGCAATCGCCAACTTCCGTGAAGCTGATGAATATGTGCTTACCGAAGACATTAATATTCCGGTCGCCCGGCTTGCCGAGGGGTGTGAGGCTTTTCAGGAATTATTTGACCGCTACGGATATGCCGCCGGAATAATGGGGCATGCCTTTCACGGCAACCTGCATTTTTCCATTCCGGTCAAGATTGCAGATTCAAAAGAGGTCGATAAGCTTCATCATTTCATGGTTGATCTGGTAAACCTCATTACTGAGAGATTTGACGGTTCACTGAAGGCCGAACACGGAACAGGCCGGGCCATGGCTCCATTTGTACGCAAGGAGTGGGGCTATTTTCTGTATGAAGTGATGTGCCGGGTGAAAGAGCTGTTTGATCCTCAAAATATACTGAACCCAGGAGTGTTGATCAGTGAGGATGCTACGGCTCATATTAACGGGCTTAAAAGCCCGGTTGCCACTCATCCTGACGTCGATCTTTGTGTGGAATGCGGTTTTTGTGAGCAGATCTGTCCTTCCCGCAATATAGGACTTACTCCACGCCAGCGAATCAGCCTTTCGAGAGCTGTAACCAAGTTACGTGCCGAAGGTGATCAGGACACAGCAGCTGAATGGGAAAAAATATTTCGTCAGTACGGCGAAGAGCTTTGTGCCACTGATGGACTCTGCCGAACGCGTTGCCCACTGGGTGTGGACGTCGCTAATATGGTGCGTGAAATCCGTGGCAGGAATTCTTCCGAAAATGTTCTTAAACTTGCTGATTACGTTTCCGGACATATGGAAGGGGTGCTGCGCAAGGCCTCCATTGCTTTGAACTGCATGTCACTGGCTCAGCGTATTATCGGGGACTCCAATATGGGACGTATGGCTGGGGCTGCTCGTTCAATATCTGGCAATCGTTTACCGCAATGGAACAAGGCTATGCCTAAAGGCGGTAGCAGGATTCCGAAAATGCCAGCTTCTCATAATGGAGCGCCTAAAGTCGTTTATTTTCCTTCCTGCGCAGTGCGTACTATGGGAGCAGGGAAGGGAGATGATTCAGATCCGCTTATGAGCGTTACCGTAAGATTGCTGGAAAGAGCCGGATTTGAAGTGGTGTTTCCTGAGTCTATTGACAGCCTTTGCTGCGGCAAGGCTTTTGAAACAAAAGGTCTTATGAAGCATGCAGACGAGCTTTCTGCAAAATTAAGTAAGGCTTTGCTTAAGGCCACCAATAATGGCGAATACACCGTACTTTGCGATACCAGCCCCTGTCTGGCACGGATGAAAAAGACTCTGGATAAGCGTCTTGTCCTAATGGACCCTATTGAGTTTACTTCAGAGAATCTGCTCAACCGTTTGGAGTTCAGGAAGCTGCCTAAAACCGTGGCGTTGCATCCGACATGCTCTACCCGCACAATGGGGCTGGAAAATTCATTTCGGGAACTGGCTGCCAGATGTGCTGAAGCCGTTGTTATTCCGAAGGGCATCGGCTGTTGCGGCTTTTCCGGGGACAAGGGTTTTCATAAACCGGAGCTTAATGCTTCGGCCCTTGAGGGGTTGAAAAAACAGATCGCAGCCTGTGATGAAGGATACAGTGTTTCCAGAACCTGCGAGATAGGTTTAACTCTTCACGGTGGTAAGAATTACAGGAATATTCTGTATCTTGTGGAGGAAGCAACCCGTTAG
- a CDS encoding HD domain-containing phosphohydrolase produces MKSILRILTSGKSIPIRFLAVGVVMVIGSLIAGLTIGLDYYFSLDLAKTAAEKTFRSISVNINERVRSLDNQSANLINLFSHFSELNEYPSGRLDKRALSLITGCMNQTPALSISVGFKNGNLIEIVNLNSSINAKLALDASPKEDWAIIRIETKNGKRIKTTAYMDHQFTVRRKKQEQTDYVPHERPWVTEALASGKIIRTSPYLFSNLKTSGFSYTKSMDNGNRIVALNMSLDGISYYLHQQHLPPSGLVSLFDQQGNLIAKANKPVLPATKPTDKKIYLSREEHAFIAKHPVIHVSGAPLVPFSLPSAKAEVGYSVDFLNLIARKFHLRIESVDNQFPSFTDKRIDLIHSQLKKNTAPQLGLYTNAYRPLREGIAIKRNTPQPSTLSDLNGKIVAIEKNTPAAIYLEENYPDIKQVNMKVIDGIRAVALGKADAVIGKVAELRYLANTNFIGFIQLGINIPTPEQGLHFVVRPDIPQLSGIINKAMAAVSQEEKEWLNAKWFGNQNIDENLVTGRKALNILKLAANETRHGKLQFLSIKDEQYLGYLARIKSDYGGNVFLGMLIPLDIAMQPYMKKIRISLFFSIYLLLLLSPLVWVGSSFLTKPIRALSQESKKVIQRRYEKVRGIDSNITEIRDLSTSITSMAAAIGTHEKSLQELLDSFIQIIASAIDFKSPYTGGHCARVPELSIMLAQAASASRQGRMADFSFDTQEQWQEFTTASWLHDCGKITSPEYVVDKATKLETIYNRIHEIRTRFEILLRDAEIEYLKDLLDGGDENKLSRTLLMKKKEIQEDFAFVASCNIGGEEMEQSDLERIKSISRKTWIRHLDDRLGLSQQELKRYPNPPQALPCVEKLLADKPEQVINTRPSAQPRNKSCAPLKEPSFIYNLGEVYNLCIPRGTLTPEERDKINEHIVITIRMLETLPLPSHMINIPGYAGAHHETLDGKGYPRGLKGEEISIPSRIIAIADIFEALTASDRPYKKNKTLNESIKIMTEMVKAQRLDPDLFRLFLESGIYLRYAHRFLNSEQIDDVDVAKILAELDKD; encoded by the coding sequence ATGAAATCTATTTTACGTATCCTAACATCTGGCAAATCCATCCCTATACGCTTTCTTGCGGTGGGTGTTGTTATGGTCATAGGTTCATTGATCGCGGGCCTGACAATTGGATTGGATTACTACTTCAGTTTGGATCTGGCTAAAACAGCAGCTGAAAAAACATTCCGTTCCATTTCGGTAAACATTAATGAACGTGTGCGTTCTCTGGATAACCAGAGCGCAAATCTAATAAATCTTTTCAGCCACTTTTCTGAATTAAATGAATACCCGTCCGGCAGACTGGACAAAAGGGCTTTATCGCTCATAACCGGCTGTATGAATCAAACACCGGCATTGTCTATATCTGTTGGATTTAAAAACGGAAATTTAATTGAAATAGTAAACTTAAACAGTAGCATAAATGCAAAGTTGGCGCTTGATGCCTCCCCTAAAGAAGATTGGGCTATTATTCGGATAGAAACAAAGAACGGCAAACGCATAAAAACAACAGCGTACATGGACCACCAGTTCACTGTACGGAGAAAAAAACAGGAACAAACAGACTACGTTCCCCATGAACGTCCCTGGGTTACAGAAGCACTCGCCTCCGGAAAGATCATCCGCACAAGCCCTTATCTCTTCTCCAATCTCAAGACTTCCGGTTTTAGCTACACCAAGAGCATGGATAATGGAAACAGGATTGTTGCACTCAATATGTCTTTAGATGGTATTTCTTACTATCTTCATCAACAGCACCTGCCTCCATCAGGTTTGGTTTCTCTCTTCGATCAGCAGGGAAATCTTATTGCAAAAGCGAATAAACCTGTACTTCCAGCCACTAAACCCACTGATAAAAAAATTTATTTAAGCCGTGAGGAGCATGCTTTTATTGCGAAACACCCGGTTATACATGTCTCCGGCGCACCACTCGTCCCTTTTTCTCTACCATCGGCCAAAGCTGAAGTTGGCTATTCTGTCGATTTTCTAAACCTGATTGCGCGCAAATTTCACTTGCGTATTGAATCAGTCGATAACCAGTTCCCGTCTTTTACAGATAAACGAATAGACCTGATTCATTCTCAATTAAAGAAAAACACAGCTCCGCAATTAGGACTCTATACAAATGCGTACAGGCCCCTTCGGGAGGGGATTGCGATAAAACGGAATACTCCGCAACCGTCCACGCTTTCCGATCTCAATGGGAAAATAGTTGCCATTGAGAAAAACACACCTGCCGCTATTTACCTCGAGGAAAACTACCCTGATATCAAGCAAGTGAATATGAAGGTTATTGATGGAATAAGGGCTGTCGCACTTGGAAAGGCCGATGCTGTTATCGGTAAGGTTGCAGAGTTGCGCTACCTTGCAAATACCAATTTCATCGGTTTTATTCAGCTCGGTATAAATATTCCAACCCCTGAACAGGGGCTGCACTTCGTTGTCCGACCGGATATTCCACAACTATCGGGTATTATAAATAAAGCTATGGCTGCCGTTTCGCAGGAGGAAAAGGAGTGGCTAAACGCAAAATGGTTCGGCAATCAGAATATAGATGAAAATCTGGTAACAGGAAGAAAGGCTCTCAATATTTTGAAACTGGCCGCGAATGAAACCAGACATGGCAAGCTTCAATTTCTCAGCATAAAGGATGAGCAGTACCTCGGCTACCTTGCCCGCATAAAATCGGATTATGGCGGAAACGTTTTTCTAGGTATGCTGATACCGCTTGACATTGCGATGCAGCCATATATGAAAAAAATACGGATATCCCTGTTTTTTTCAATTTACCTGCTGCTACTTCTCTCTCCTCTGGTTTGGGTAGGTTCAAGCTTCCTCACCAAACCCATACGGGCGTTATCGCAAGAAAGTAAAAAAGTTATTCAGCGCAGATATGAAAAAGTGCGCGGAATAGATAGCAATATAACTGAGATCAGGGATCTTTCCACATCCATAACCTCTATGGCCGCTGCCATCGGGACACATGAGAAATCGCTACAGGAACTTCTGGATTCATTTATCCAGATCATAGCTTCCGCCATCGACTTTAAATCCCCATATACCGGCGGCCATTGCGCACGCGTCCCCGAACTGTCAATCATGCTGGCTCAAGCAGCTTCTGCCAGCCGTCAAGGGCGGATGGCTGATTTTTCCTTTGACACGCAGGAGCAGTGGCAAGAATTCACAACAGCTTCATGGCTCCATGATTGCGGAAAAATAACCAGCCCGGAATACGTGGTGGACAAAGCGACAAAACTGGAAACCATCTACAACCGCATCCATGAAATTCGTACCCGTTTTGAGATTCTGCTTAGGGACGCCGAAATAGAATATCTAAAAGATCTCTTGGATGGTGGTGATGAAAATAAATTATCACGTACCCTGCTTATGAAGAAAAAAGAAATCCAGGAAGACTTTGCTTTCGTCGCCTCCTGCAACATCGGCGGAGAGGAGATGGAACAAAGTGATCTTGAGCGGATTAAATCCATAAGCCGGAAAACATGGATTCGCCACCTTGATGACCGTCTGGGACTCAGTCAACAAGAGCTTAAACGTTATCCCAATCCACCGCAGGCACTCCCCTGTGTTGAAAAACTGCTTGCCGATAAGCCGGAGCAAGTAATCAATACGCGACCTTCGGCCCAACCCCGCAACAAGTCATGCGCGCCCCTTAAGGAACCATCATTTATTTATAATCTGGGAGAGGTATACAACCTATGTATCCCCCGCGGAACTCTTACTCCAGAGGAACGTGATAAAATCAATGAACATATTGTGATCACTATCCGAATGCTGGAAACTCTGCCTCTACCTTCACACATGATTAACATTCCGGGATATGCAGGAGCACACCATGAAACGCTAGATGGTAAAGGATATCCCCGCGGACTGAAGGGAGAGGAAATTTCAATACCATCCCGCATTATTGCCATTGCCGATATTTTCGAAGCTCTAACCGCCAGTGACAGGCCATACAAGAAAAACAAAACATTAAATGAATCCATCAAAATAATGACAGAGATGGTTAAAGCTCAGCGCCTTGATCCAGACTTGTTCAGGCTCTTTCTAGAAAGCGGCATATATCTTCGCTACGCCCACCGCTTTCTCAATAGTGAACAAATTGATGATGTTGATGTAGCAAAGATTCTTGCTGAGCTGGATAAAGACTGA
- a CDS encoding succinylglutamate desuccinylase/aspartoacylase family protein, with amino-acid sequence MRREQSPFCIAGEEIPPGHRRTVNIAAAKMYNRNELYMDVHVIHGRIQGPTVFLSGAVHGDEINGVEIIRRLLKMKLLNSLRGTLIAVPVVNTFGFVNRTRYLPDRRDLNRFFPGSPKGSLTGQLAAIFMEEVVDRSTHGIDFHTGANFRYNLPQIRAVISDPVIKDMAMAFGTPVVLDAELRDGSLRKAAYEKNIPLILFEGGQSMQFDPIPIRVGTRGVVSVLRQLGMLPKAKQKNKCTQPILARNSTWARASASGIFLPHVQLGEIVTKKQILGLVTDPLGESEHKITSPSSGVIIGKLQSPLVHKGDAVCHVAGISDMDIAETAIDSFQSEFEFESKMQQYEEGYL; translated from the coding sequence ATGAGAAGAGAACAGTCCCCTTTCTGTATCGCCGGAGAAGAAATACCGCCGGGACACCGCCGGACAGTCAATATCGCCGCGGCGAAAATGTACAACCGTAATGAATTGTATATGGATGTCCATGTTATTCACGGCAGGATACAAGGGCCCACTGTATTTTTGTCCGGAGCAGTACATGGGGACGAAATTAACGGTGTTGAGATCATTCGCCGTCTGCTCAAAATGAAACTCCTGAATTCACTGAGAGGAACACTGATCGCCGTTCCGGTTGTGAACACCTTCGGTTTTGTAAATAGAACCAGATACCTGCCTGACAGGCGAGATCTCAATAGATTTTTTCCCGGCTCACCGAAAGGATCGCTGACCGGGCAATTAGCTGCTATTTTCATGGAAGAAGTCGTTGACCGGTCAACACATGGGATAGATTTCCATACGGGGGCTAATTTCAGGTATAATCTTCCTCAAATACGAGCGGTGATAAGCGACCCTGTCATTAAAGATATGGCCATGGCTTTCGGGACACCGGTTGTGCTGGACGCTGAACTCCGTGACGGTTCTTTACGTAAGGCCGCATATGAAAAAAATATCCCTCTCATTTTATTCGAAGGGGGACAGTCCATGCAGTTTGATCCAATCCCGATAAGGGTCGGAACCCGAGGCGTAGTTTCCGTTCTCAGGCAGCTGGGCATGCTCCCGAAAGCAAAGCAAAAAAATAAATGCACCCAGCCTATTCTCGCCAGAAATTCAACATGGGCACGGGCTTCCGCCAGTGGAATATTCCTTCCCCATGTTCAATTAGGCGAGATTGTGACGAAAAAACAGATACTTGGTCTGGTCACTGACCCTCTGGGGGAATCCGAGCATAAGATTACTTCTCCCTCAAGCGGAGTTATCATCGGAAAACTGCAAAGCCCGCTCGTCCACAAAGGAGACGCGGTCTGCCATGTTGCAGGGATAAGCGACATGGATATAGCCGAAACAGCTATTGATTCATTTCAAAGTGAATTTGAATTTGAATCCAAAATGCAACAATATGAAGAAGGGTATTTGTAA
- the rimK gene encoding 30S ribosomal protein S6--L-glutamate ligase, protein MNIVILSRKAELYSTQALFKAAEERGHNVSVIDPLRCYMNITSNRPSISYRGEKLSDIDAVIPRIGASITFYGAAVVRQFEMMDVYCINESVAISRSRDKLRSLQLLASKGIGLPVTGFSHSTKYTEDLIEMVGGTPLVVKLLEGTQGIGVVLCENNNAASSVIEAFRGLNTNILVQEFIKEAKGEDIRCLVVGDKVVASMMRKGKEGEFRSNLHRGGTAKVIKITPEERSTAVRACKIMGLHMAGVDILRSNHGPVVMEINSSPGLEGIEKSTGKDIAGMIIEFIEKKRKTPKSPDQGRGVR, encoded by the coding sequence GTGAATATTGTAATACTTTCCAGAAAAGCTGAACTTTACTCAACCCAAGCGCTATTCAAGGCAGCTGAAGAACGCGGCCATAATGTTAGTGTCATCGACCCCCTGCGTTGCTACATGAATATCACTTCCAACAGACCATCTATCAGCTACCGCGGCGAGAAGCTCTCTGACATAGATGCAGTAATCCCCAGGATTGGAGCGTCTATTACTTTTTATGGAGCTGCTGTTGTGCGTCAATTCGAGATGATGGACGTATACTGCATAAATGAGTCGGTAGCCATTTCGCGTTCCAGAGACAAACTGCGCAGCCTGCAACTACTTGCCAGCAAGGGGATCGGCCTTCCGGTCACAGGCTTTTCCCATTCAACTAAATATACTGAAGATCTGATTGAAATGGTCGGCGGCACCCCTCTGGTCGTCAAACTGTTAGAGGGAACGCAGGGGATTGGAGTCGTGCTGTGCGAAAACAACAATGCCGCCTCCAGCGTTATTGAAGCTTTCAGAGGGTTGAATACCAATATTCTGGTACAGGAATTCATAAAGGAAGCAAAAGGTGAAGACATTCGCTGTCTTGTTGTAGGAGATAAAGTTGTTGCTTCCATGATGCGCAAAGGAAAGGAAGGCGAATTCAGGTCCAACCTTCACCGTGGCGGGACGGCAAAAGTTATAAAGATAACCCCCGAAGAGCGTTCCACAGCTGTCAGAGCCTGCAAAATTATGGGACTGCACATGGCCGGAGTAGATATTTTGCGTTCTAACCACGGGCCTGTGGTAATGGAAATAAACTCATCCCCCGGCCTGGAAGGCATCGAGAAATCAACAGGCAAAGACATTGCGGGGATGATTATCGAATTTATCGAGAAAAAAAGAAAAACACCTAAGAGTCCTGATCAGGGACGTGGAGTACGATGA
- a CDS encoding RimK/LysX family protein, which yields MKNSLILGWREWVSLPDLGINAIKVKIDSGARTSALHAYFVEPFEQENIRMVRFGMHPIQGNEKFTVICETEVHDLRVVTDSGGHREERYVIKTPIVLGERKRNIELTLTNRDTMKFRMLLGRTAMDNDIVISPAKSYLLGKELSKYHARKEMEE from the coding sequence ATGAAAAATTCTCTCATATTAGGATGGCGCGAATGGGTTTCACTTCCTGATCTTGGCATTAATGCTATCAAAGTTAAAATTGACTCTGGCGCTCGAACATCAGCTCTTCACGCTTATTTTGTTGAACCATTTGAACAGGAAAATATCCGAATGGTCAGGTTCGGCATGCACCCGATTCAAGGTAATGAAAAATTTACGGTCATTTGTGAAACAGAAGTTCATGACTTAAGGGTTGTTACCGATTCAGGAGGACATCGCGAAGAGCGTTATGTGATCAAAACTCCAATCGTTCTGGGAGAAAGGAAACGGAATATCGAGTTAACACTCACCAATAGGGACACAATGAAATTTCGCATGCTCCTTGGACGAACTGCTATGGATAATGATATTGTGATTAGTCCGGCTAAAAGCTACCTTCTAGGTAAAGAACTATCAAAATATCATGCCCGCAAAGAAATGGAGGAATAG
- a CDS encoding mechanosensitive ion channel domain-containing protein: MTKDINIGYMKYVSALFCAFLILTASLTAFANPDYEFLKNRVQNYQAFEAEELATYSVVEELIILSQKEYAKLLQRSKIIIFSERASANSPIERKFVKNTLNDLKDDIQGIVIKLGNAKAECLSRIEVLKSFEQLSSSMPDGTPEDLKALYRERSKSVYELRMKSMKQLSRIDLLHSQGIRMLDRIEKIESGEKQNLFELWKAYLLTGRAPVFSSEFWNASFPVQNWVQLRTSEIISAIQEYNNNWIKHLSVFIVVTFSAFFIKNLIRKHLTWRYSILHEHRKIKIYSLVALISISLCIANVIVFPTTMELPLYLYFCIFFYSILRLSKYISRDKFLITSGSFRLSMLFFLSVSMLALHVPSQVITVFIVCFTVVAWSLSSITAWRRNRFKGLLRTAGKTGVMTPLVLLAFLGFGRLACLAAILWCLGVFIRSFGRLWGQILFVSTEKGEKLLKGLISGLAVPLGWGISFSIVYYWLSTFFGPTAMDDVMERKITIYGFALTVESMVSLAVLFFITKSCVAAFNVSIEHVGGKWPRGKRGAIPSMQTLFTYSVWSLFVIISMRVLGVNLTSIAVIAGGLSVGIGFGLQNIVNNFISGLILLFGRSIQQGDVIELAGLWCTVQKINIRTTVVETFENAVIMIPNSDLVTTQMTNWTKNSSTLRRDIVVGVAYGSDIEKVKQTLLAVAGNAEHVLNVPEPFVVFSNFGSSSLDFILRIWIDDIDYSIRALSDLRFEIDNNFRKEGIEIAFPQMDVHVKNFPASKHIKDKSE, encoded by the coding sequence ATGACAAAAGATATAAATATTGGATACATGAAATATGTTTCGGCACTGTTTTGTGCTTTTCTGATCCTAACAGCTTCACTTACAGCATTTGCAAATCCAGATTATGAATTTCTAAAAAACAGAGTTCAGAATTATCAGGCTTTCGAAGCTGAAGAACTTGCAACATATTCGGTTGTTGAAGAACTGATAATTCTATCACAGAAGGAGTATGCCAAGCTGTTGCAACGCTCCAAGATTATAATCTTTTCTGAAAGAGCTTCCGCTAATTCTCCCATAGAGAGGAAATTTGTTAAAAATACCCTGAACGATTTAAAAGATGATATTCAGGGGATTGTCATTAAGCTAGGCAATGCCAAGGCTGAATGTTTATCCAGAATAGAAGTGCTCAAATCATTTGAGCAGCTCTCTTCCAGCATGCCGGACGGCACACCTGAAGACTTGAAAGCTCTTTACCGGGAAAGATCCAAGTCTGTATATGAATTGCGCATGAAATCCATGAAGCAGCTATCCAGAATAGATCTGTTGCACTCCCAAGGCATCAGAATGCTTGATCGGATAGAAAAGATCGAGAGCGGGGAAAAACAGAACCTGTTTGAGCTTTGGAAGGCATATCTTCTTACCGGAAGGGCTCCTGTCTTCAGTTCTGAATTTTGGAATGCATCTTTTCCAGTACAAAATTGGGTTCAGCTTAGGACTTCTGAAATTATTTCCGCCATTCAGGAGTACAATAACAATTGGATTAAGCATTTATCCGTTTTTATTGTAGTTACATTTAGTGCCTTCTTTATTAAAAATTTGATCAGAAAACATCTGACATGGAGATATTCCATTCTCCATGAACACCGCAAAATAAAGATATATTCATTAGTGGCGCTCATCAGTATATCTTTATGTATTGCGAATGTTATTGTTTTTCCAACTACAATGGAATTGCCCCTCTATTTATATTTCTGTATTTTTTTCTATTCAATTCTAAGGCTTTCAAAATATATCTCCCGTGATAAATTTCTCATAACCAGCGGTAGCTTCAGGCTGTCCATGCTGTTCTTTCTGAGCGTGTCTATGCTCGCGTTACATGTTCCCAGTCAGGTTATTACTGTATTTATAGTGTGTTTTACTGTTGTTGCGTGGTCTTTAAGTTCCATAACTGCTTGGCGCAGGAATAGATTCAAAGGCCTTCTCAGGACTGCGGGAAAAACGGGTGTTATGACACCGCTTGTTTTACTGGCTTTTCTGGGATTCGGCAGATTGGCTTGTTTGGCTGCAATTCTTTGGTGTCTGGGTGTTTTTATAAGATCTTTTGGAAGATTATGGGGTCAGATCTTATTTGTAAGTACAGAAAAGGGTGAAAAACTTCTTAAAGGTTTGATAAGCGGTCTGGCCGTTCCTCTGGGATGGGGAATATCCTTTTCCATCGTATATTATTGGCTTTCCACCTTCTTTGGTCCCACGGCAATGGATGATGTCATGGAGAGGAAGATTACCATTTATGGATTTGCCCTTACAGTTGAGAGTATGGTTTCTCTGGCAGTCTTATTTTTCATTACAAAGAGCTGTGTTGCGGCCTTTAACGTTTCGATCGAACATGTCGGGGGCAAGTGGCCCAGAGGTAAAAGAGGTGCAATTCCCTCAATGCAAACTCTTTTTACCTACAGCGTATGGTCTTTATTCGTGATAATTTCCATGCGGGTGCTCGGGGTGAATCTGACGAGCATAGCAGTTATTGCCGGTGGTCTTAGTGTCGGGATTGGGTTCGGTCTTCAAAATATTGTCAACAATTTCATTAGCGGGCTTATTTTATTATTTGGCAGGTCAATACAGCAAGGTGATGTGATCGAGCTGGCAGGGCTTTGGTGCACAGTCCAGAAAATAAACATCAGGACAACCGTTGTAGAAACTTTCGAAAACGCAGTCATTATGATTCCCAACTCAGACCTTGTCACCACCCAGATGACCAACTGGACCAAGAACAGTTCAACTTTGCGCCGGGACATAGTCGTGGGTGTTGCCTACGGTTCAGATATTGAAAAAGTAAAGCAGACCCTTCTGGCAGTAGCCGGTAATGCAGAACATGTTCTTAATGTCCCTGAACCTTTTGTTGTGTTCAGCAATTTTGGCTCAAGCAGTCTGGATTTCATTTTGCGTATCTGGATCGACGACATCGATTACTCTATCAGGGCTCTGTCTGATCTCAGATTCGAAATAGACAATAATTTCCGTAAAGAGGGTATTGAGATTGCTTTCCCCCAAATGGATGTTCATGTTAAAAATTTTCCTGCGAGCAAACATATAAAGGATAAGTCAGAATAA